In the genome of Pseudomonadota bacterium, one region contains:
- a CDS encoding amidophosphoribosyltransferase, whose product MGGFFGVVSKHDCVNDLYYGTDYHSHLGTKRGGMAVYNRKGFERSIHSIENNYFRSKFEPDLPKFKGKLGIGVISDNDSQPLIIGSHLGTFAVATVGKINNIDELSKNAFKKKMHFSETAGGKTNPTELVAMLVCSENTFEDGIERAQELIKGSCSILVLTNKGIFAARDRLGRTPLVIGKKDGAFAVASENCSFPNLGYTTEAFIGPGEIVFIDAEGYIEKKPPGDKLQVCSFLWVYYGYPASEYEGINVEYVRNRCGSALAKNDNVAIDCVAGIPDSGIGHAVGYANEKKVPYVRPFVKYTPTWPRSFMPQNQKTRDLVARMKLIPVKKLIEGKKILFCEDSIVRGTQLKENIQVLFDYGALEAHMRPACPTLIYPCDFLNFSASRSTLDLAGRKVIRELEGREDVNLEEYALSGSDKNLMMIDRIRQHLKLTTLRYQKLDDLVDAIGLPKEKLCTHCWDGKSYF is encoded by the coding sequence ATGGGCGGATTCTTCGGGGTAGTATCAAAACATGACTGTGTAAACGATCTTTACTATGGTACGGATTATCATTCGCATCTTGGCACAAAACGTGGTGGCATGGCTGTTTATAATCGTAAAGGTTTTGAAAGATCTATCCACAGCATAGAAAATAATTATTTCAGGTCAAAATTTGAACCGGATCTTCCAAAGTTTAAAGGAAAACTTGGAATAGGAGTTATCAGTGATAATGATTCACAGCCGCTTATAATAGGATCGCACTTGGGCACCTTTGCCGTAGCGACAGTTGGGAAAATTAATAATATAGATGAGCTGTCAAAAAATGCATTTAAGAAAAAAATGCATTTTTCCGAAACCGCCGGTGGCAAAACCAATCCTACAGAGCTTGTGGCGATGCTTGTTTGTTCTGAAAATACCTTTGAAGATGGAATAGAAAGGGCCCAGGAATTAATCAAAGGCTCATGTTCAATTCTTGTGCTGACAAACAAAGGCATATTTGCTGCAAGAGACAGGCTGGGCAGAACTCCACTTGTTATTGGGAAAAAGGACGGCGCTTTTGCAGTTGCTTCCGAAAATTGTTCATTTCCGAATCTTGGGTATACAACCGAGGCTTTTATTGGCCCTGGCGAAATAGTATTTATAGATGCAGAAGGATATATTGAAAAAAAACCTCCGGGAGATAAGTTGCAGGTATGTTCGTTTCTTTGGGTATATTATGGCTATCCTGCATCAGAATATGAAGGAATCAATGTAGAATACGTTAGAAACAGGTGTGGTAGCGCTCTTGCAAAAAACGATAATGTTGCAATAGACTGTGTTGCCGGCATACCCGATTCGGGAATAGGGCACGCCGTTGGCTATGCAAATGAAAAGAAAGTTCCTTATGTCCGTCCATTTGTAAAATACACTCCAACATGGCCTAGAAGTTTTATGCCTCAGAACCAGAAAACAAGAGACCTTGTTGCAAGAATGAAACTTATTCCTGTAAAAAAACTTATTGAAGGAAAGAAAATCCTTTTTTGTGAAGATTCAATAGTAAGAGGTACCCAACTTAAAGAGAATATACAAGTTTTATTCGATTATGGTGCCCTTGAAGCGCACATGCGGCCGGCTTGTCCCACACTGATTTATCCTTGCGATTTTTTAAATTTTTCGGCTTCAAGATCAACTCTTGATCTTGCCGGAAGAAAAGTAATCCGGGAATTAGAAGGACGTGAAGATGTTAATCTTGAGGAATATGCTCTTTCAGGTTCTGATAAAAACCTTATGATGATTGACAGAATCCGGCAGCATTTGAAATTAACTACATTGCGTTATCAAAAACTTGATGATCTTGTTGATGCTATAGGTCTTCCTAAAGAAAAACTGTGTACACACTGCTGGGATGGAAAAAGCTAT
- the carB gene encoding carbamoyl-phosphate synthase large subunit, translating to MPRRNDINKVLIIGSGPIIIGQACEFDYSGTQACKALRSMGYKVVLVNSNPATIMTDPGTADITYIEPLNLKTLTEIIAKERPDALLPNLGGQTGLNLSSELYSAGVLEKYSVKIIGVNVDAIERGEDRQAFKDTMNRLGIDMPKSKIVNNVEDAEQIANELGYPVVIRPAYTMGGTGGGLVYNIEELRTVASRGLSASRVRQILVEESVLGWEELELEVVRDSKNQMITVCFIENIDAMGIHTGDSFCSAPMLTIDPKLQKRLQDYSYAIVKAIEVIGGTNIQFAHDPETGRVVVIEINPRTSRSSALASKATGFPIARVSTLLAGGMTLDEIPYWRDGTLEKYTPSGDYVVIKFARWAFEKFEGVEDKLGTQMKAVGEVMSIGKNYKEAFQKAIRSLEINRYGLGFAKDFNEQPLENLINMLRIPTSERHFILYEALRKGADIEELYEITHIKPWFIQQMKELVDIEESLLECKGKQLPDKLLVQAKKDGFSDRYIAGLLDVSEKKIRELRIKLGVIEAWEPVPVSGVENSAYYYSTYNASDKVAVSDRKKIMVLGGGPNRIGQGIEFDYCCVHAAFAIRDAGFESIMINCNPETVSTDYDTSDKLYFEPLTVEDVLSIYEKEKPEGVIVQFGGQTPLNIAKELEDAGVKILGTSPETIDFAEDRDQFRRVMRELGIPQPESGMAINMEEAKEIADKIGYPLMVRPSYVLGGRGMEIIRNEDMLKHYLKAAVNVSTERPVLIDKFLDNAIEAEADAIADGINAFVPAVMEHIELAGIHSGDSACVIPPVSIPPKHIETINEYTKKIATALHVVGLMNIQYAIHDNTVYVLEANPRGSRTVPIVSKVCNISMARLATQIVLGKTLSELNLTHHIIPYYGIKESVFPFNMFPEVDPVLGPEMRSTGEVLGLSTSYGRAFYKAQEAAQLTLPLEGCVLFTIADRDKTAALEPIRLFRDLGFTIMATKGTCEFLKEKGIEATPVSKLGLGRPDLMDAIKIGKINLLINTPSGRKSAQDSSDIRKTAIKYKVPYISTTAAAIAAAKGIAARREEEPKVCPLQEYHSRIKQLKE from the coding sequence ATGCCAAGACGTAACGATATTAATAAAGTTCTTATAATAGGCTCAGGCCCGATTATCATCGGCCAGGCGTGCGAATTTGACTATTCAGGCACTCAGGCTTGCAAAGCACTGCGTTCAATGGGGTATAAAGTAGTTCTTGTAAATTCAAACCCTGCTACTATCATGACAGATCCGGGAACGGCGGATATTACATATATAGAACCACTTAATCTTAAAACACTCACAGAAATTATTGCCAAAGAAAGGCCTGATGCCCTTTTGCCTAATTTAGGCGGACAAACCGGATTAAATCTATCTTCAGAGCTTTACAGTGCAGGCGTTTTAGAAAAATATTCTGTAAAAATTATTGGTGTAAATGTTGATGCAATAGAACGCGGTGAAGATCGCCAGGCTTTCAAGGATACTATGAATCGTCTGGGAATCGATATGCCGAAAAGCAAGATCGTAAACAATGTTGAAGACGCAGAACAAATTGCAAATGAACTTGGCTATCCGGTTGTTATACGTCCGGCCTATACTATGGGCGGAACGGGTGGCGGACTTGTATATAATATTGAAGAACTAAGAACCGTTGCCAGTCGTGGACTGTCGGCAAGCCGTGTACGTCAGATTCTTGTGGAAGAATCCGTTCTCGGCTGGGAAGAACTTGAACTTGAGGTAGTGCGCGATTCTAAAAACCAGATGATCACAGTCTGTTTTATTGAAAATATTGATGCCATGGGTATTCATACCGGCGACAGTTTTTGCTCGGCTCCAATGCTTACAATTGACCCAAAACTTCAAAAGCGCTTACAAGATTATTCTTATGCAATAGTGAAAGCCATAGAAGTCATAGGAGGCACAAACATTCAGTTTGCCCATGACCCAGAAACCGGAAGGGTTGTAGTAATTGAAATTAATCCCCGCACTTCCCGTTCATCAGCTCTGGCGTCAAAAGCAACCGGATTTCCTATCGCAAGAGTATCAACGCTTCTTGCAGGTGGTATGACCTTAGATGAAATTCCTTACTGGCGGGATGGAACTCTTGAAAAGTACACCCCTTCTGGTGATTATGTCGTTATAAAGTTTGCCAGGTGGGCATTCGAAAAATTTGAAGGAGTAGAAGACAAGTTAGGCACTCAGATGAAGGCTGTCGGCGAAGTCATGAGTATAGGCAAAAACTATAAGGAAGCATTTCAAAAAGCAATAAGAAGCCTTGAGATAAACCGCTATGGGTTAGGTTTTGCCAAAGATTTTAATGAACAGCCTTTAGAGAATCTGATTAATATGCTTAGGATTCCAACCAGTGAGCGTCATTTTATCTTGTATGAAGCTTTACGCAAAGGTGCAGATATTGAAGAGTTATATGAAATTACCCATATCAAACCTTGGTTTATTCAACAGATGAAAGAACTGGTTGATATAGAAGAAAGCCTGTTGGAATGCAAGGGCAAACAACTTCCTGACAAGCTTCTTGTACAGGCAAAAAAAGACGGCTTTTCCGACCGTTATATTGCGGGATTGCTTGATGTTTCCGAAAAAAAGATCAGGGAACTAAGAATAAAACTTGGAGTTATCGAAGCATGGGAACCTGTGCCTGTGAGCGGAGTTGAAAATTCGGCTTATTATTATTCTACTTACAATGCTTCTGATAAAGTAGCTGTGAGCGATAGAAAAAAGATAATGGTGCTTGGCGGAGGCCCTAACCGGATAGGCCAGGGTATAGAATTTGATTATTGTTGTGTTCATGCAGCGTTTGCTATCAGAGATGCCGGATTCGAATCCATAATGATAAACTGTAACCCTGAAACAGTATCAACCGACTATGATACTTCCGATAAATTGTATTTCGAACCACTTACCGTAGAAGATGTTTTGAGCATATATGAGAAGGAAAAGCCTGAAGGGGTGATTGTTCAATTTGGTGGCCAGACACCACTTAATATTGCAAAAGAGCTTGAAGATGCCGGAGTCAAAATACTTGGTACTTCTCCTGAAACTATTGATTTTGCAGAAGACCGCGACCAGTTTAGAAGAGTTATGCGAGAGCTTGGCATACCACAGCCGGAATCCGGTATGGCTATCAACATGGAAGAAGCAAAAGAAATAGCAGACAAAATCGGATATCCTCTTATGGTTCGTCCTTCATATGTTTTAGGCGGACGCGGAATGGAAATTATCCGCAACGAAGATATGTTAAAACATTATCTTAAAGCCGCAGTAAATGTTTCTACTGAACGGCCTGTTTTAATAGATAAATTTCTTGATAATGCCATAGAAGCTGAAGCCGATGCAATTGCAGACGGGATAAATGCTTTTGTTCCTGCCGTAATGGAGCATATTGAACTTGCCGGCATTCATTCCGGAGATTCGGCATGTGTAATTCCTCCAGTAAGCATCCCGCCAAAGCATATAGAAACGATAAATGAATATACAAAAAAAATTGCGACGGCCCTTCATGTTGTTGGCCTGATGAATATACAATATGCAATTCATGACAATACGGTTTATGTTCTTGAGGCCAATCCCAGAGGCTCACGCACAGTTCCTATTGTATCAAAGGTTTGCAATATTTCAATGGCACGACTTGCAACACAGATTGTTTTAGGAAAAACTCTTTCAGAACTTAATCTTACACACCACATAATTCCTTACTATGGCATAAAGGAATCGGTATTTCCTTTCAACATGTTTCCTGAAGTCGATCCTGTATTGGGACCGGAAATGCGCTCAACAGGAGAAGTACTCGGCCTTTCAACATCATACGGAAGGGCTTTTTATAAAGCACAAGAAGCTGCTCAACTTACACTCCCTCTTGAAGGATGCGTTTTATTTACAATTGCAGACAGGGATAAGACCGCTGCTCTTGAACCGATCAGATTGTTCAGGGATCTCGGGTTTACAATTATGGCGACAAAAGGTACCTGCGAATTTTTGAAAGAAAAAGGAATAGAAGCCACACCTGTATCAAAGCTTGGTTTAGGAAGACCCGATTTAATGGATGCTATCAAGATAGGCAAAATAAATCTTTTAATTAATACTCCCAGTGGCAGAAAAAGTGCACAAGACAGTTCCGATATCAGAAAAACAGCAATAAAATACAAAGTGCCTTATATATCAACAACTGCAGCTGCAATCGCAGCAGCCAAAGGAATCGCTGCCCGCCGCGAAGAAGAACCCAAAGTGTGCCCTTTACAGGAATATCACAGTAGAATAAAACAGCTCAAAGAATAA
- a CDS encoding rubredoxin — protein MNNSALHKLSYGLYVISSERNGKLNGQIANTVFQITSEPATIAVSINKQNLTHDFIKESRKFSVSILSISAPMEFIGCFGFKCGRDIDKFENINYRMGETGVPVVTDHSVAFIEAEVVGELDCGTHRIFLAEIKNCDILSDEEPMTYAYYHTVKRGKAPKTAPTYQAEEPKTKKQDTGQKKYTCSVCGYIYDPETGDPDNGVKPGTTFEDLPDDWVCPVCGADKSSFSPE, from the coding sequence ATGAATAATTCGGCTCTTCACAAGCTAAGTTATGGATTATATGTGATCAGTTCTGAACGTAACGGCAAACTAAACGGCCAGATAGCAAACACGGTTTTTCAGATCACATCGGAACCTGCTACAATTGCTGTCAGTATCAACAAACAAAATCTGACACATGATTTTATCAAAGAAAGCCGTAAGTTTTCCGTATCCATATTATCAATATCAGCACCTATGGAATTTATTGGATGTTTCGGTTTTAAATGCGGACGTGATATAGATAAATTTGAAAACATAAATTACCGTATGGGAGAAACCGGAGTCCCTGTTGTAACTGATCACAGTGTGGCTTTTATTGAGGCTGAAGTTGTTGGAGAGCTGGATTGCGGTACCCACCGGATTTTTCTGGCTGAAATTAAAAACTGTGACATCCTAAGCGATGAAGAGCCTATGACATATGCCTATTATCATACTGTCAAAAGAGGCAAGGCACCGAAAACCGCACCTACATATCAGGCTGAAGAGCCGAAAACAAAAAAACAGGATACCGGGCAAAAAAAATATACCTGTTCGGTTTGCGGATATATTTATGATCCTGAAACCGGAGATCCGGATAATGGTGTAAAGCCGGGAACAACATTCGAAGATTTGCCCGATGATTGGGTATGTCCTGTATGCGGAGCGGATAAAAGCAGTTTTTCACCTGAATAA
- a CDS encoding aldehyde ferredoxin oxidoreductase family protein: MEGYIGKILRVNLTEGECEVEDIDPDLMRKYIGGRGLGTKILYDEIDPAIDPLDPENKLIFLNGPLTGTGAPTASRYMVITKAPLTNTIACSNCGGFFGPELKQAGYDGIIFEGCSEEPVYLWIDNDNVELRSAIDLWGKTTHETDDLIKAEIEDKFVARETQIACIGPAGENMSKLACIISNRNRAAGRTGVGAVMGSKKLKAIAVRGTKGIKIADREAFNTAIKSAMGKLNAGPVTSEALPALGTPVLVNIVNECKILPTYNWQVSHYENAGKISGETMAETIVTKHKGCFACSIACAKCTKIEDPDFEGEGEGPEFENVILMGSSCGIDDLAPIAKASYLCGELGMDTISVGGTIATAMELFEKGYLTEEDAGMKLNFGNKEALVAMTEKMGRGEGFGAVMADGGARLAEKFGHPELFMGVKKLEAPAYDPRGVQGMGLQYATSNRGACHVRGYTMANEILGVHGTVDPLITEGKAELVITFQNLTSIIDSVGLCLFVALSPGFLYEEVQGLLNGATGFNYTVEELVQAGERIWNLERQFNQKAGFTKEDDTLPKRLLEEPAGPNNDVCRLDEMLPEYYKLRGWDDGFPTQEKLSELGLE; this comes from the coding sequence ATGGAAGGTTACATAGGTAAAATCTTAAGAGTTAATTTAACGGAAGGTGAGTGCGAGGTTGAGGATATAGATCCTGATTTGATGAGGAAGTATATAGGTGGAAGGGGCTTGGGAACAAAAATATTATATGATGAAATAGATCCGGCAATTGATCCATTAGACCCGGAAAATAAGTTAATATTTTTAAATGGCCCTTTAACCGGAACAGGCGCTCCTACCGCTTCCAGGTATATGGTGATAACCAAAGCACCTTTAACCAATACCATAGCATGCAGTAATTGCGGTGGCTTTTTTGGCCCTGAGCTGAAACAAGCCGGGTATGACGGAATAATTTTTGAGGGTTGTTCTGAAGAACCTGTTTATTTATGGATAGACAATGATAATGTTGAGCTCCGGTCGGCCATCGATCTTTGGGGCAAGACAACGCACGAGACAGATGATCTTATAAAAGCCGAAATCGAAGATAAATTTGTTGCCAGGGAAACCCAGATAGCCTGCATAGGACCTGCAGGGGAAAATATGTCAAAGCTCGCATGTATTATCAGCAACAGAAACAGAGCGGCAGGACGAACAGGCGTTGGGGCTGTTATGGGTTCAAAAAAGTTGAAAGCTATAGCCGTAAGAGGCACAAAGGGTATCAAAATAGCTGACAGGGAAGCTTTCAATACAGCAATTAAATCTGCTATGGGCAAATTAAATGCAGGCCCCGTCACTTCTGAGGCCTTACCTGCATTAGGTACCCCTGTCTTAGTAAATATTGTTAATGAATGCAAAATATTACCCACATACAACTGGCAGGTTTCTCATTACGAAAACGCTGGTAAAATCAGCGGTGAAACTATGGCTGAAACCATAGTAACAAAACACAAAGGATGCTTTGCCTGTTCTATAGCCTGTGCAAAATGCACTAAGATTGAAGATCCTGATTTCGAAGGTGAGGGTGAAGGGCCTGAGTTTGAGAATGTAATATTGATGGGCTCCAGCTGTGGAATCGACGATCTTGCTCCTATAGCCAAGGCAAGTTATTTGTGCGGCGAGCTGGGAATGGATACTATTTCGGTTGGCGGTACAATAGCCACCGCAATGGAACTTTTTGAAAAGGGTTATCTTACCGAAGAAGATGCTGGTATGAAGCTGAATTTTGGTAATAAGGAAGCCCTGGTAGCTATGACGGAAAAGATGGGTAGAGGAGAAGGCTTCGGCGCTGTTATGGCGGATGGCGGCGCCCGGTTAGCTGAAAAATTCGGTCATCCGGAACTCTTCATGGGCGTTAAGAAACTGGAAGCACCTGCTTATGATCCGCGAGGTGTTCAGGGCATGGGTCTTCAATATGCTACTTCCAACCGTGGGGCTTGTCATGTCAGAGGTTATACAATGGCAAACGAGATTCTTGGGGTGCATGGTACAGTAGATCCTCTGATAACCGAGGGGAAAGCCGAATTAGTTATAACTTTTCAAAACCTGACTTCTATTATTGATTCCGTAGGCTTATGTCTGTTTGTAGCATTGTCGCCCGGCTTTTTGTATGAGGAGGTTCAAGGTCTGTTAAACGGTGCAACAGGTTTTAACTATACAGTAGAGGAGTTGGTGCAAGCCGGAGAAAGAATTTGGAATCTGGAGCGTCAGTTCAATCAGAAAGCAGGTTTTACAAAAGAGGATGATACACTTCCTAAAAGACTGCTGGAAGAGCCCGCAGGACCCAATAATGATGTATGCAGGCTGGATGAGATGTTGCCGGAGTATTATAAGTTGAGAGGATGGGATGATGGTTTTCCTACTCAGGAGAAATTGTCGGAACTTGGACTTGAATAA
- a CDS encoding MoaD/ThiS family protein — translation MNNINIELRMFMTFKQYLPEGSSEGKAKISLGQGATIGDISKILNIPANLPKLVILNGVSQGISDENEALALKEGDIVSIFPPAGGG, via the coding sequence ATGAATAATATTAACATTGAACTTAGAATGTTCATGACTTTCAAGCAATATCTGCCGGAAGGATCATCTGAAGGCAAGGCAAAGATATCTTTGGGTCAAGGTGCAACAATTGGAGATATTTCAAAAATTTTGAATATTCCTGCAAATTTGCCTAAGCTTGTGATACTCAACGGAGTATCACAAGGCATTTCCGATGAGAATGAAGCCCTTGCTTTAAAAGAAGGTGATATAGTCAGTATATTTCCTCCAGCTGGCGGAGGGTGA